A stretch of DNA from Posidoniimonas polymericola:
CCGCTGGTTGGCAGCCCGAGGTCTTCCCAGCTGGCTCCCCGCCCGCGGTGAAAGTAGATGCAGATGGCGGCGACAAACAGCAGGTTGAGCACCGAGGAGATGACCGTCATCTCCATGAACTGGGTGGAGGTCACCGGCTCGCGCTGCGTGAGCTGGTCGACCGGGCCCGAGCTGACGCCGGCCTCGAGGAACGCCAGCAGCAAGAACCCGAGCGCCAGGAACGCGCCGATCGGCCCCCACGGCGCCGGCCAGCGTCGCGTGTACGGCAGGAACGACCCGGTGCGTAGCTTCCGCCACAGCAGCCAGGCCCAGATCGGCGCGCCGATGAGGGCGACAACCGTGAGCTCGACAACCGCCTCGTTTGTCTCCGACATGTTCGCTTCCCGCGGCCGATCGGTTAGGCGTCGGGGCGTTGAGCGTGCTGGCTCAGCGCGAACGACGCAACGGCGCGGACATAGACCACCCCGGAATACAAAGTCAACAACACGGCGCCCCACAGCGAGACGCGGAACACGAGGCCGAGCCACTCGGGCCGCGGCGCGGTTTCGATCAGCAGGTACAGCCCGGCGATGATCGCCGCGCACTGCAGGGCCATCTTCCACTTGCCGATCCACTTGGCGGAGAAGTCGCCGCCGGCGGTCTCGACAAAGCTCCGCAGCGCGGTCACCAGCAGCTCGCGGCTGAGCACCACGACCGCCATCCACGGGGCCACGGCGAGGGTCGGCTCGGCCGCCAGATAGACGAACGCCCCGCACACCAGCAGCTTGTCCGCGAACGGGTCGAGGATCCGCCCCAGCTGCGTGACCTGGTTAAACCGCCGGGCCCAGTAGCCGTCGAGCCAGTCGGTGGCGGTCGCCACGACGTAGAGCACCAGCGCCGCGGCCGGCAGCCGCAGCTCGAGCGCCGCGAAGCACAGCACCGCCATGACGATGCGGGCCGCGGAGAGCGTGTTGGGGACGTTCCAGACTTTGGCCATCAAGCCGCCGAGGGTGCAAACGAGAAGGGTTTAACGGGCGTCGCCGACCGCCACGCCGACGAGGTCGTAGTCGCTGCGGGCGACAATCTCGCACGGGACCAGGTCGCCCGGCTTGAGGCCCTCGCCGGTGACAAACACCGCGCAGTCGACGTCCGGCGCGTCGGCGCTGGTGCGGCCGAGCCAGACGCCCTGCTCGCCCGGCAGCGGCGCGTCGATCAGCACCTCTTGCTGCGTGCCGACCTGCTGATCGCCCCACGCGAAGGCGACCTCCTGCTGCGCCTGCATCAGCCGCGCCTGGCGCTGCTGCATCACCTCTTCGAGCACGTGGTCCGGGAGTCGGGCGGCGGGCGTGTCGGGCTCGTTCGAGTAGGTGAACACGCCGAGCCGCTCGAACTTGGCGTCCCGGACGTAGTCGACCAGCTCCTCGAACTGCTCGTCGGTCTCGCCGGGGAAGCCGGTGATCAGGGTGGTGCGGAGCACGAGGCCGGGGATCCGCTCGCGGAGCTTGCCGACCAGCTCTTCGGTCTGGGCGCGGTTGACGCGGCGCTGCATCCGCTTGAGCATCCGGTCGTTGATGTGCTGCAGCGGCATGTCGATGTAGGGTACGATCTTCTTGCTCTGGGCGATCGTGTCGATCAGCTGGTCGGAGAAGTACATCGGGTACAGGTACATCAGCCGCACCCAGTCGAGGCCCTCGACCTTCTCCAGCTCGCCCAGCAGCTCCACCAGGCGGGGCTCGCCGTACAGGTCCATGCCGTAGTAGGTGGTGTCCTGGGCCACGACGACCAGCTCGCGGACGCCGCTGGCGGCCAGCTCGGTCGCCTCGGCGATGATCTCCTCGATCGGCTTGGTGGCGTGCTTGCCGCGCATCTTGGGGATCGCGCAGAAGGTGCAGAGCCGGTCGCACCCCTCGGAGATCTTCAGGTAGGCGTAGTGGCCCGGCGTGATCCGCAGCCGGTTGCCGTCCTCGAGCGGCTTGGACGGCGCGGGGCGGAACACCAGCCGCTGCTCCTCCATGCCGCCGATCAGCCGGTCCGCCACCTTGGTGACCTCGTCGCGGCCGAACACGCCGACCAGGTGGTCGA
This window harbors:
- the pgsA gene encoding CDP-diacylglycerol--glycerol-3-phosphate 3-phosphatidyltransferase is translated as MAKVWNVPNTLSAARIVMAVLCFAALELRLPAAALVLYVVATATDWLDGYWARRFNQVTQLGRILDPFADKLLVCGAFVYLAAEPTLAVAPWMAVVVLSRELLVTALRSFVETAGGDFSAKWIGKWKMALQCAAIIAGLYLLIETAPRPEWLGLVFRVSLWGAVLLTLYSGVVYVRAVASFALSQHAQRPDA
- the rimO gene encoding 30S ribosomal protein S12 methylthiotransferase RimO, which encodes MASTFTNDLQRAAGPKGRYAFISLGCPKNTVDSERMLGLLRLEGYELVDSPEGADFAVVNTCGFIEQARLESFGAIDEMLDLKRQGLLRGVIVSGCLAERQKEQLLEHRPDIDHLVGVFGRDEVTKVADRLIGGMEEQRLVFRPAPSKPLEDGNRLRITPGHYAYLKISEGCDRLCTFCAIPKMRGKHATKPIEEIIAEATELAASGVRELVVVAQDTTYYGMDLYGEPRLVELLGELEKVEGLDWVRLMYLYPMYFSDQLIDTIAQSKKIVPYIDMPLQHINDRMLKRMQRRVNRAQTEELVGKLRERIPGLVLRTTLITGFPGETDEQFEELVDYVRDAKFERLGVFTYSNEPDTPAARLPDHVLEEVMQQRQARLMQAQQEVAFAWGDQQVGTQQEVLIDAPLPGEQGVWLGRTSADAPDVDCAVFVTGEGLKPGDLVPCEIVARSDYDLVGVAVGDAR